The Acanthopagrus latus isolate v.2019 chromosome 6, fAcaLat1.1, whole genome shotgun sequence genome includes a region encoding these proteins:
- the smpd4 gene encoding sphingomyelin phosphodiesterase 4 isoform X5 → MAAPTLQQPSFLLANLKADATTKTLLQRCQDLVKIIDEYPAKELHLIFPWLVESVFGSLDGIIAGWNLRLLHSRSNEYNIVMEFLNPSGPMMNLVYKLQAEEYKYEIPVNYLPGPVKACIQQGVLPDCPLFHNKLQFPPAGLLTLNLALNPFEFFMFNFACCLITPKSFPPGQHGSSTDSAYFVLVDNYLKYFLPSEGSVPPSPFSDSRGSVTAPSPSRSSSVSFAGYGVHSPSLLKHHIFHQPSVNADPAAQEIWRSETLLQMFVEIWLHHYSLEMYQKLQSPQVKEPFSPTEEHVLVVRLLVKHLHAFSNSLKPEQLSSSPSAHSHTHTSPLEEFKRVVVQRFVQQKLYLFLQHCFGHWPLDASFRAVLETWLSYIQPWRYTGEKTNPQQEQNRTVPDKWESFVQENLLMYTKLFQVFLNRTMRTDLVNAKNALMVFRVAKVFAQPNLAEMIQKGEQLFLEPEHVLHHRQPRGYLTPSQGGSYLSSRQRVMTDMVFRVKSHVYALEGQDCQYKQMFGTELRAAVMKLIQIIAQARHTAKRISDHSNEVAANNSFLSWFGMGSSDPNTTFPGAEPEESGECLKKTHEFLDRALENLCQIFKLNQGQLTQLISNLGSSQDDGNSKQLPDCIQGENGLILTDLGRRQIISGLRRFEIHYQGDPELQPIRSYENALLVRLFYKISSMVNNRFGGHMNALCSRPDFLGRLGRHYLSEQESTAKLKQSPMTQRSLERNRQPRLSLRPLASYRTILLLLLFYMFGALLSLGPVSSTLLILTGGFLYGLMMTLFGDKLKTQ, encoded by the exons ATGGCTGCTCCAACGTTGCAACAGCCCAGTTTCCTTCTG GCAAATCTTAAAGCTGATGCGACCACCAAAACTCTCCTCCAGCGATGCCAAGATCTGGTGAAGATCATCGATGAATATCCTGCGAAG GAGCTGCACCTGATTTTCCCCTGGCTGGTGGAGAGTGTGTTTGGCAGTCTGGACGGAATCATCGCCGGCTGGAACTTGCGCCTCCTACACTCGCGGAGCAATGAGTACAACATTGTGATGGAGTTTCTGAACCCCAG tgggCCAATGATGAACCTTGTGTACAAACTTCAAGCAGAAGAGTATAAATATGAAATACCCGTCAATTATCTCCCG GGTCCAGTGAAGGCCTGCATCCAGCAGGGAGTTCTCCCAGACTGTCCGCTGTTCCACAACAAGCTGCAGTTCCCTCCGGCCGGTCTGCTCACTCTGAACCTCGCTCTCA ATCCATTTGAATTCTTCATGTTCAATTTTGCCTGCTGTCTCATCACGCCGAAG AGCTTCCCTCCAGGCCAACATGGAAGCTCCACTGACAGCGCCTACTTTGTGCTTGTGGACAATTACCTGAAATACTTCCTCCCCAGTGAAGGCAGTGTTCCCCCGTCCCCTTTCTCTGACTCCAGAGGCTCCGTCACTGCACCTTCACCGAG CAGATCTTCCAGTGTTTCTTTTGCTGGTTATGGCGTTCACAGCCCCAGTCTGCTGAAACATCACATATTCCATCAACCCTCAGTGAACGCAGACCCAGCAGCCCAGGAAATCTGGAGGTCCGAAACACTGCTACAA atgtttgtgGAGATCTGGCTCCATCACTACTCTCTGGAGATGTACCAGAAGCTGCAGTCCCCTCAGGTGAAG GAACCCTTCAGTCCGACAGAGGAGCACGTGCTGGTGGTTCGTCTCCTGGTGAAACACCTGCACGCCTTCTCCAACAGCCTGAAGCCCGAGCAGCTGTCCTCGTCACCCTCCgcccactcacacactcacaccagccCGCTGGAGGAGTTCAAGAG AGTGGTGGTGCAGCGCTTTGTGCAACAGAAACTCTACCTGTTCCTGCAGCATTGCTTCGGTCACTGGCCTCTAGACGCCTCCTTCAGAGCG GTGTTGGAGACGTGGCTGAGCTACATCCAGCCGTGGAGATACACCGGGGAGAAGACCAATCCTCAACAGGAGCAAAACAGAACAGTTCCTGACAAATG GGAGTCATTCGTTCAGGAGAACCTGCTCATGTACACAAAGCTCTTCCAGGTGTTTCTGAACAGAACCATGAGGACGGATCTGGTGAATGCCAAAAATGCACTGATGGTTTTCAGGGTGGCCAAAGTGTTCGCTCAGCCAAACCTCGCTGAGATGATCCAGAAAG GCGAGCAGCTGTTTCTGGAGCCAGAGCACGTCCTCCACCACCGCCAGCCCCGCGGCTACCTGACGCCGAGCCAAGGGGGCAGCTACCTGTCGTCACGGCAACGGGTGATGACAGACATGGTTTTCAGGGTGAAGAGTCACGTCTATGCTCTGGAGGGCCAGGACTGCCAGTACAAACAGATGTTTGGCACCGAGCTCAGAGCAGCA GTCATGAAGTTGATCCAGATCATTGCACAGGCCAGACACACAGCCAAGAGGATATCGGATCACTCCAACGAGGTGGCGGCCAATAACTCATTCCTGTCCTGGTTTGGAATGGGCTCCTCTGATCCCAACACCACGTTCCCCGGAGCCGAGCCAGAGGAGAGCGGAGAGTGTTTGAAGAAGACCCACGAATTCCTGGACAGAGCTCTGGAGAACTTGTGTCAGATCTTCAAG cTGAACCAAGGGCAGCTGACTCAGTTAATATCCAACCTGGGCTCCTCTCAAGATGACGGCAACAGCAAGCAGCTGCCCGACTGCATCCAGGGAGAGAACGGGCTCATTCTGACCGACCTGGGCAGGAGGCAG ATCATCAGTGGACTGCGCCGGTTTGAGATTCACTATCAAGGAGACCCGGagctccagccaatcaggagctaTGAGAACGCCCTGCTGGTCAGGCTTTTCTACAAGATCTCCTCTATGGTTAACAACAGG TTCGGAGGGCACATGAACGCGCTCTGCTCGCGTCCAGACTTCCTGGGTCGCCTGGGTCGTCACTACTTGTCGGAGCAGGAATCCACTGCAAAACTGAAGCAGAGCCCGATGACCCAGCGGTCGCTAGAGAGGAACCGCCAGCCACGGCTGAGCCTCCGCCCGCTGGCCAGCTACAGGAcgatactgctgctgctgctcttctacATGTTTGGAGCGCTCCTGTCGTTGGGGCCCGTATCCAGCACCCTGCTCATCCTCACGGGGGGATTCCTGTATGGACTCATGATGACGCTGTTTggagacaaactgaaaacacagtaG
- the smpd4 gene encoding sphingomyelin phosphodiesterase 4 isoform X1 has product MAAPTLQQPSFLLANLKADATTKTLLQRCQDLVKIIDEYPAKELHLIFPWLVESVFGSLDGIIAGWNLRLLHSRSNEYNIVMEFLNPSGPMMNLVYKLQAEEYKYEIPVNYLPGPVKACIQQGVLPDCPLFHNKLQFPPAGLLTLNLALNPFEFFMFNFACCLITPKSFPPGQHGSSTDSAYFVLVDNYLKYFLPSEGSVPPSPFSDSRGSVTAPSPSRSSSVSFAGYGVHSPSLLKHHIFHQPSVNADPAAQEIWRSETLLQMFVEIWLHHYSLEMYQKLQSPQVKLALLQYRLSMSSMPCQPHAPPGSGTLHTYQVLLPFHSPPPLWGLLEEPFSPTEEHVLVVRLLVKHLHAFSNSLKPEQLSSSPSAHSHTHTSPLEEFKRVVVQRFVQQKLYLFLQHCFGHWPLDASFRAVLETWLSYIQPWRYTGEKTNPQQEQNRTVPDKWESFVQENLLMYTKLFQVFLNRTMRTDLVNAKNALMVFRVAKVFAQPNLAEMIQKGEQLFLEPEHVLHHRQPRGYLTPSQGGSYLSSRQRVMTDMVFRVKSHVYALEGQDCQYKQMFGTELRAAVMKLIQIIAQARHTAKRISDHSNEVAANNSFLSWFGMGSSDPNTTFPGAEPEESGECLKKTHEFLDRALENLCQIFKLNQGQLTQLISNLGSSQDDGNSKQLPDCIQGENGLILTDLGRRQIISGLRRFEIHYQGDPELQPIRSYENALLVRLFYKISSMVNNRFGGHMNALCSRPDFLGRLGRHYLSEQESTAKLKQSPMTQRSLERNRQPRLSLRPLASYRTILLLLLFYMFGALLSLGPVSSTLLILTGGFLYGLMMTLFGDKLKTQ; this is encoded by the exons ATGGCTGCTCCAACGTTGCAACAGCCCAGTTTCCTTCTG GCAAATCTTAAAGCTGATGCGACCACCAAAACTCTCCTCCAGCGATGCCAAGATCTGGTGAAGATCATCGATGAATATCCTGCGAAG GAGCTGCACCTGATTTTCCCCTGGCTGGTGGAGAGTGTGTTTGGCAGTCTGGACGGAATCATCGCCGGCTGGAACTTGCGCCTCCTACACTCGCGGAGCAATGAGTACAACATTGTGATGGAGTTTCTGAACCCCAG tgggCCAATGATGAACCTTGTGTACAAACTTCAAGCAGAAGAGTATAAATATGAAATACCCGTCAATTATCTCCCG GGTCCAGTGAAGGCCTGCATCCAGCAGGGAGTTCTCCCAGACTGTCCGCTGTTCCACAACAAGCTGCAGTTCCCTCCGGCCGGTCTGCTCACTCTGAACCTCGCTCTCA ATCCATTTGAATTCTTCATGTTCAATTTTGCCTGCTGTCTCATCACGCCGAAG AGCTTCCCTCCAGGCCAACATGGAAGCTCCACTGACAGCGCCTACTTTGTGCTTGTGGACAATTACCTGAAATACTTCCTCCCCAGTGAAGGCAGTGTTCCCCCGTCCCCTTTCTCTGACTCCAGAGGCTCCGTCACTGCACCTTCACCGAG CAGATCTTCCAGTGTTTCTTTTGCTGGTTATGGCGTTCACAGCCCCAGTCTGCTGAAACATCACATATTCCATCAACCCTCAGTGAACGCAGACCCAGCAGCCCAGGAAATCTGGAGGTCCGAAACACTGCTACAA atgtttgtgGAGATCTGGCTCCATCACTACTCTCTGGAGATGTACCAGAAGCTGCAGTCCCCTCAGGTGAAG CTGGCGCTGCTGCAGTATCGCCTCAGTATGTCCAGCATGCCGTGCCAACCCCACGCCCCACCAGGCTCTGGGACCCTCCACACCTACCAAGTACTTTTACCTTTTCATTCACCCCCGCCCCTCTGGGGCCTCCTGGAG GAACCCTTCAGTCCGACAGAGGAGCACGTGCTGGTGGTTCGTCTCCTGGTGAAACACCTGCACGCCTTCTCCAACAGCCTGAAGCCCGAGCAGCTGTCCTCGTCACCCTCCgcccactcacacactcacaccagccCGCTGGAGGAGTTCAAGAG AGTGGTGGTGCAGCGCTTTGTGCAACAGAAACTCTACCTGTTCCTGCAGCATTGCTTCGGTCACTGGCCTCTAGACGCCTCCTTCAGAGCG GTGTTGGAGACGTGGCTGAGCTACATCCAGCCGTGGAGATACACCGGGGAGAAGACCAATCCTCAACAGGAGCAAAACAGAACAGTTCCTGACAAATG GGAGTCATTCGTTCAGGAGAACCTGCTCATGTACACAAAGCTCTTCCAGGTGTTTCTGAACAGAACCATGAGGACGGATCTGGTGAATGCCAAAAATGCACTGATGGTTTTCAGGGTGGCCAAAGTGTTCGCTCAGCCAAACCTCGCTGAGATGATCCAGAAAG GCGAGCAGCTGTTTCTGGAGCCAGAGCACGTCCTCCACCACCGCCAGCCCCGCGGCTACCTGACGCCGAGCCAAGGGGGCAGCTACCTGTCGTCACGGCAACGGGTGATGACAGACATGGTTTTCAGGGTGAAGAGTCACGTCTATGCTCTGGAGGGCCAGGACTGCCAGTACAAACAGATGTTTGGCACCGAGCTCAGAGCAGCA GTCATGAAGTTGATCCAGATCATTGCACAGGCCAGACACACAGCCAAGAGGATATCGGATCACTCCAACGAGGTGGCGGCCAATAACTCATTCCTGTCCTGGTTTGGAATGGGCTCCTCTGATCCCAACACCACGTTCCCCGGAGCCGAGCCAGAGGAGAGCGGAGAGTGTTTGAAGAAGACCCACGAATTCCTGGACAGAGCTCTGGAGAACTTGTGTCAGATCTTCAAG cTGAACCAAGGGCAGCTGACTCAGTTAATATCCAACCTGGGCTCCTCTCAAGATGACGGCAACAGCAAGCAGCTGCCCGACTGCATCCAGGGAGAGAACGGGCTCATTCTGACCGACCTGGGCAGGAGGCAG ATCATCAGTGGACTGCGCCGGTTTGAGATTCACTATCAAGGAGACCCGGagctccagccaatcaggagctaTGAGAACGCCCTGCTGGTCAGGCTTTTCTACAAGATCTCCTCTATGGTTAACAACAGG TTCGGAGGGCACATGAACGCGCTCTGCTCGCGTCCAGACTTCCTGGGTCGCCTGGGTCGTCACTACTTGTCGGAGCAGGAATCCACTGCAAAACTGAAGCAGAGCCCGATGACCCAGCGGTCGCTAGAGAGGAACCGCCAGCCACGGCTGAGCCTCCGCCCGCTGGCCAGCTACAGGAcgatactgctgctgctgctcttctacATGTTTGGAGCGCTCCTGTCGTTGGGGCCCGTATCCAGCACCCTGCTCATCCTCACGGGGGGATTCCTGTATGGACTCATGATGACGCTGTTTggagacaaactgaaaacacagtaG